The following proteins are co-located in the Sulfurospirillum deleyianum DSM 6946 genome:
- the ilvC gene encoding ketol-acid reductoisomerase, which translates to MAITVFYDKDCDLSIIRSKKVAMIGFGSQGHAHAENLRDSGVEVVVGLRKDGSSWAKAEAKGFKVMSVAEATKYADVIMILLPDEMQGDVFAAEIKPNLTAGKAIAFGHGFNIHYGQIITPKGVDCIMIAPKAPGHTVRSEFVNGGGIPDLIAVDQDATGNAKALALSYASAIGGGRTGIIETTFKDETETDLFGEQAVLCGGATALVEAGFQTLVEAGYEPEMAYFECLHELKLIVDLMYQGGIADMRYSISNTAEYGDYVSGKRVINAESKAAMKEILAEIQDGRFAKDFILERKAGYTRMNAERAKTERSLLNKTGEKLRAMMPWITSKKIINKDKN; encoded by the coding sequence ATGGCTATAACCGTCTTTTACGACAAAGATTGTGATTTAAGCATTATTCGCTCAAAAAAAGTAGCGATGATTGGTTTTGGTTCTCAAGGACACGCACACGCTGAAAATCTTCGTGATAGTGGTGTTGAAGTTGTTGTAGGTCTTCGAAAAGATGGTAGTTCATGGGCGAAAGCAGAAGCAAAAGGGTTTAAAGTCATGAGCGTTGCTGAGGCAACCAAATATGCGGATGTCATTATGATTTTATTGCCAGATGAAATGCAAGGTGATGTATTTGCCGCTGAAATTAAGCCAAACCTTACTGCAGGAAAAGCGATTGCATTTGGACATGGTTTCAACATTCATTACGGTCAAATTATTACTCCAAAAGGTGTTGATTGTATTATGATTGCACCAAAAGCACCAGGTCATACCGTACGAAGCGAATTCGTAAACGGCGGAGGAATTCCTGATCTTATCGCAGTGGATCAAGATGCAACAGGCAATGCAAAAGCGTTAGCACTCAGTTATGCGTCAGCGATTGGTGGTGGTAGAACGGGTATTATCGAGACAACCTTTAAAGACGAGACTGAAACAGACCTTTTTGGTGAGCAAGCGGTTCTTTGTGGTGGTGCTACGGCGTTGGTTGAAGCGGGTTTCCAAACGTTGGTCGAAGCGGGTTATGAGCCAGAAATGGCATATTTTGAGTGTTTACATGAGTTAAAACTCATCGTTGATTTGATGTACCAAGGTGGTATTGCGGATATGCGTTATTCTATCTCTAACACCGCAGAGTATGGTGATTATGTGAGTGGAAAACGTGTCATTAATGCTGAATCAAAAGCAGCGATGAAAGAGATTTTGGCTGAGATCCAAGATGGTCGTTTTGCGAAAGACTTTATTTTAGAGCGCAAAGCAGGTTATACTCGTATGAACGCAGAGCGTGCTAAAACTGAGAGAAGTTTACTCAATAAAACAGGTGAGAAATTACGTGCGATGATGCCGTGGATCACTTCTAAAAAAATCATCAACAAAGACAAAAATTAA
- the holA gene encoding DNA polymerase III subunit delta has protein sequence MYKREFETTLKSGKIPKSTLLYGACHYQNNFLATEILRLLKVNPDEKTVMYFDEYAFASAKNFLSQSSLFGDRNIFILKSDKTVPTKELEVLIDLCAKNDSSYFIYQYFGEDKKATPMSKLFEKKNEGAFVRLFKADFNEALQLLQNHANALGLLIDRYALQHLYMIHMEDLSLCANECEKLLSLNKEIHINDINTLVYGLGSVSMDRFIAKLLEKKDIKEDFERLVEGDGMDEIRIINAIETYVSQLFLFHSYVKLHGSFDAKAILGYPLPSQLATQRYEQSIKIQLATYQALFSLLTSTEYHLKKTSHLDKNCFLLSSLIKLQSYL, from the coding sequence ATGTATAAACGCGAATTTGAAACCACACTCAAATCAGGCAAAATTCCAAAATCAACGCTCTTATACGGAGCGTGCCACTACCAAAATAATTTTCTAGCAACAGAGATATTGAGGCTTTTAAAGGTCAATCCAGATGAAAAAACAGTGATGTATTTTGATGAATACGCTTTTGCCTCTGCTAAAAATTTTCTCTCTCAATCTTCCCTTTTTGGGGATAGAAATATTTTTATTCTAAAGAGCGATAAAACAGTTCCAACCAAAGAGTTAGAAGTGCTTATAGACCTCTGTGCAAAAAATGATTCAAGCTACTTCATCTACCAATATTTTGGTGAAGATAAAAAAGCAACGCCGATGAGTAAACTCTTTGAAAAAAAGAATGAAGGGGCTTTTGTGCGTCTCTTTAAAGCAGATTTTAACGAAGCATTACAACTTTTGCAAAATCACGCCAATGCGCTAGGTCTGTTAATTGACCGTTATGCCTTACAACACCTTTATATGATTCATATGGAAGATCTCTCTTTGTGCGCCAATGAGTGTGAGAAACTCTTAAGTCTTAATAAAGAGATACATATCAATGATATTAATACTTTAGTGTACGGACTAGGGTCTGTTTCTATGGATCGTTTTATTGCAAAACTCCTTGAAAAAAAAGATATTAAAGAAGATTTTGAGCGTCTAGTAGAGGGTGATGGCATGGATGAAATTCGTATTATTAATGCCATTGAAACCTATGTTTCTCAACTTTTTTTGTTTCACTCCTATGTTAAACTCCACGGCAGTTTTGATGCCAAAGCCATTTTAGGGTATCCTCTGCCTTCCCAGTTGGCTACACAACGCTATGAGCAATCGATTAAAATACAATTAGCCACGTATCAAGCACTCTTTTCGCTCCTCACATCCACAGAGTATCATCTTAAAAAAACGTCACATTTGGATAAAAACTGCTTTCTTCTTTCTAGCTTAATAAAACTTCAAAGTTATTTATAG
- the minE gene encoding cell division topological specificity factor MinE: MSLFESLFGKKKSSADVAKNRLTIMLSHERASCKLPYLDDLRNDLINVIKKYTKVEDVKITSHNNQNLELLEVEVILGK, translated from the coding sequence ATGAGTCTTTTTGAAAGTCTGTTTGGGAAGAAAAAGAGCAGCGCTGATGTTGCCAAAAATCGTCTGACCATTATGCTCTCACATGAGAGAGCCAGTTGTAAATTACCCTATTTAGATGATTTACGTAATGATTTGATTAATGTGATTAAAAAGTACACAAAAGTTGAAGATGTCAAAATTACATCACACAATAATCAAAATCTTGAGTTACTTGAAGTAGAAGTTATTTTAGGAAAGTAG
- the rpsR gene encoding 30S ribosomal protein S18: MAEKRKFARKYCKYCEAKVEYIDYKDAKILRHSLSERYKIMPRRLTGNCKRHQEMVELAIKRARATAVIPYIIDTQKVVAVPFEQLQQ, encoded by the coding sequence ATGGCAGAGAAAAGAAAATTTGCACGCAAATACTGCAAATACTGTGAAGCAAAAGTAGAATACATTGATTATAAAGATGCAAAAATTTTGAGACACTCACTTTCTGAGCGTTACAAAATTATGCCACGTCGTTTAACAGGTAACTGCAAAAGACATCAAGAGATGGTAGAACTAGCAATCAAACGTGCTCGTGCGACTGCGGTTATTCCTTACATCATTGACACACAAAAAGTTGTGGCAGTGCCTTTTGAACAACTTCAACAATAG
- the minD gene encoding septum site-determining protein MinD, whose amino-acid sequence MGIVITVTSGKGGVGKSTTTANLAVGLANLGKKVVAIDFDIGLRNLDMILGLENRIVYDVVDVMEGRCNLAQALINDKKSKNLYFLPASQTKDKDILNKEKVKALIESLKESFDIIMLDSPAGIESGFEHSIFLADRALIVSTPDVSSVRDADRVIGIIDAKSEKAKNGLEVEKHIIINRIKPEMVEAGNMLSVEDVLSILALPLIGIVPDDEDIITSTNTGTPIVTKEKSLSAEAYRNIARRILGEEVEFLDIKAKKGFLSALKGMFK is encoded by the coding sequence ATGGGTATTGTTATCACCGTAACGTCTGGTAAAGGTGGGGTGGGTAAATCCACCACCACTGCAAACCTAGCGGTTGGATTGGCAAATTTAGGAAAAAAAGTTGTAGCCATTGACTTTGATATAGGGCTTCGAAATCTTGATATGATTTTAGGCCTTGAGAATCGTATTGTTTACGATGTGGTCGATGTCATGGAAGGGCGTTGTAACCTTGCACAGGCTTTGATTAATGATAAAAAGTCTAAAAACTTATATTTCTTACCTGCGAGTCAAACCAAAGATAAAGATATACTCAATAAAGAGAAAGTCAAAGCCTTGATTGAGAGTCTTAAAGAGAGTTTTGACATTATTATGTTGGATTCTCCAGCGGGTATTGAAAGCGGTTTTGAACACTCTATCTTCTTGGCGGATCGAGCGCTCATTGTCTCTACGCCTGATGTCAGTTCTGTACGTGATGCGGACAGAGTTATTGGTATTATTGATGCAAAGAGTGAAAAAGCGAAAAATGGCTTGGAAGTTGAAAAACATATTATTATCAATCGTATTAAACCTGAGATGGTTGAAGCAGGAAATATGCTCAGTGTTGAAGATGTCCTGAGTATCCTAGCCTTGCCTCTGATTGGTATTGTCCCTGATGATGAAGATATTATTACGTCAACCAATACAGGAACACCGATTGTGACGAAAGAAAAATCACTCTCTGCTGAGGCATATCGTAATATTGCTCGCCGAATTTTGGGTGAAGAGGTTGAATTTTTAGATATTAAAGCTAAAAAAGGATTCCTTTCAGCGCTTAAAGGAATGTTCAAATGA
- a CDS encoding HDOD domain-containing protein, with amino-acid sequence MDENILRKVKSLPPLDDTIVKIQRICVDKNSSLADLVKVVESDPMLTANILKSSNSPLYGFSREIKSIAHAVSLFGMATVRGFALSSAIKQNIKINLDPYNISNTDFLEISTLQSTFMFKWYSKVNKAMLDVLQPAAFMMEVGKIIIAHELIEQNKNEAFKHALLAIKTPYELSVLEKEFVGFSNEEITAKIFEQWNLESELVESIQFSNYPLSAEESIRPYAAALNIVKQSINIFGQFTEEFIKKALQLLDEHHLDHDSFLETIEQFKQ; translated from the coding sequence ATGGATGAAAACATTTTAAGAAAAGTCAAATCACTTCCTCCTTTGGACGATACGATTGTCAAAATTCAGCGCATTTGTGTCGATAAAAACAGTTCTTTGGCTGATTTAGTCAAAGTCGTAGAAAGTGACCCAATGCTCACTGCAAATATTTTAAAATCATCCAATTCACCTTTGTATGGATTTAGCCGTGAAATCAAAAGTATTGCACATGCTGTCTCCCTTTTTGGAATGGCGACAGTACGGGGATTTGCGCTCTCTAGTGCCATCAAACAAAACATCAAAATAAATTTAGACCCCTACAATATCAGCAACACTGACTTTTTAGAAATTAGCACCCTCCAAAGTACTTTTATGTTCAAGTGGTATTCCAAAGTCAATAAGGCAATGCTCGATGTTTTACAACCCGCTGCTTTTATGATGGAAGTAGGAAAGATTATTATTGCTCATGAATTGATAGAACAAAACAAAAATGAAGCGTTTAAACACGCTCTTTTAGCCATTAAAACACCTTATGAACTCTCCGTTTTAGAAAAAGAGTTTGTTGGTTTTTCCAATGAAGAGATTACCGCTAAAATTTTTGAGCAATGGAATTTAGAGAGTGAACTGGTTGAATCGATTCAGTTTTCAAACTATCCTTTAAGTGCAGAAGAATCTATCCGCCCTTATGCAGCTGCACTCAATATTGTCAAACAAAGCATCAATATTTTTGGACAATTTACAGAAGAGTTTATTAAAAAAGCACTTCAGCTCTTAGATGAACATCACTTAGACCATGACTCTTTTTTAGAGACGATTGAGCAATTTAAGCAGTGA
- a CDS encoding outer membrane protein assembly factor BamD, translating to MKIANVLIVASLMAFISGCASKEKDVFNMPATYWYGEITKEIKNQDLEKADSLYTSLASEHVESPLLPEAMLMLANAHSQDEEYLLANFYLDEYLRRYGNKENADHVRFMKIKANYEAFPNPNRNQQLLLDTIVQTKDFLVRYPDSKFAPLAQTILVRLQMGEYFLDENIQSLYARIDKPEAAKLYEEKLNNSSLKEAKIIEPNIPWYRSWFEKQ from the coding sequence ATGAAAATAGCAAATGTTCTTATTGTGGCTTCACTTATGGCATTTATCAGTGGATGTGCTTCTAAAGAGAAGGATGTTTTTAATATGCCAGCAACGTATTGGTATGGCGAGATTACAAAAGAGATTAAAAATCAAGATTTGGAAAAGGCTGATTCGCTTTATACTTCTTTAGCAAGTGAGCATGTTGAATCCCCACTTTTACCAGAAGCGATGCTCATGTTAGCCAATGCACATTCGCAAGATGAGGAGTATTTGTTAGCGAATTTTTATCTGGATGAATACTTAAGACGCTATGGAAATAAAGAGAATGCTGATCATGTGCGTTTTATGAAAATCAAAGCAAATTATGAAGCGTTCCCTAATCCAAATCGTAATCAACAACTTCTCTTAGATACGATTGTTCAAACAAAAGATTTTTTGGTACGTTATCCTGATTCAAAATTTGCTCCTTTAGCACAGACTATTTTAGTACGATTGCAGATGGGTGAGTACTTTTTAGATGAAAATATTCAATCACTTTATGCTCGTATTGACAAGCCTGAGGCAGCAAAATTATATGAAGAAAAACTCAATAACTCTTCTTTAAAAGAGGCAAAAATCATAGAGCCGAATATTCCATGGTATCGCTCATGGTTTGAAAAACAATAA
- the lon gene encoding endopeptidase La, translating into MKLSDYTAFPADIPIIVEDNLFLYPFMISPLFLADEENIRAANDALEHNSLVMVCTAKTGSEHGRDFNAIYTAGVIGSIMRKVDLPDGRVKILFQGMQKGKILKELSTSPLRGTVDIIQTERSEAIKVEATLSVLREKVALLGSLGGQFPPDLIKTIEDNSDVQRITDLVASSMRLKKEQAFQLFVETDDEARLLKLIDYVIEEIESSRLKKEIKTKVHSQIEKVNKEYFLKEQLKQIQKELGTDNQREEEIEEYRKKLEAKKEHMEEDAYKEIKKQIEKLSRMHPDSADANLIQSYLDWVIELPFGKLSKKSLDVLEVKSQLDKDHYSLEKPKERIEEYFAVRELLDKRGIGEKAANGAILCFAGPPGVGKTSLANSIAKALKRKLVRIALGGLEDVNELRGHRRTYIGAMPGRIVQGIIEAGEMNPVVVLDEIDKVARSFRGDPTAVLLEVLDPEQNNKFRDYYLNFNIDLSKVIFIATANEVGSIPAPLRDRMEFIFVNSYTPQEKYEIAKKYLIPQELKKHGLKNSEVAISKPTLQLIISNYTRESGVRNLRRRIADILRKVAKQLLINPTLEKVNISNANLKEYLPKTVFEIDEVDKENSVGIVNGLAWTSVGGDVLKVEAIRIQGKGGIQITGSLGDVMKESAKIALSVVKVLIDNKKIDVPLSIVPTSGLDKEECSKPIEASDVYRRYDLHIHVPEGATPKDGPSAGITMATAIASILCDKKVKSDVAMTGELTLSGKVLPIGGLKEKLIAAYKAKIKTALIPKKNYEKDLDEIPEEVKEKMAIIPVSRIEEVLEFALVK; encoded by the coding sequence ATGAAACTCAGTGACTATACCGCATTTCCTGCGGACATTCCAATTATCGTAGAAGATAACCTTTTTTTATATCCCTTTATGATTTCTCCTCTTTTTTTGGCGGATGAAGAGAATATTAGAGCTGCCAATGATGCCTTAGAGCACAACTCTTTAGTGATGGTGTGTACCGCAAAAACAGGGAGTGAGCATGGACGTGATTTTAATGCGATTTACACAGCAGGTGTGATTGGTTCCATTATGCGTAAAGTGGATTTGCCTGATGGTCGTGTTAAGATTTTATTTCAAGGGATGCAAAAAGGGAAAATCCTCAAAGAGCTCTCCACCTCTCCGCTTAGAGGAACGGTAGATATTATCCAAACGGAGCGTTCTGAAGCGATTAAGGTAGAGGCAACGCTTTCTGTACTGCGTGAAAAAGTAGCGCTTTTAGGCTCTTTAGGAGGACAGTTTCCACCTGATTTGATTAAAACCATTGAAGATAACAGTGATGTTCAACGCATTACCGATTTGGTGGCAAGCAGTATGCGACTTAAGAAAGAACAGGCATTTCAGCTGTTTGTAGAGACAGATGATGAGGCACGTCTACTTAAGCTGATTGATTATGTGATTGAAGAGATTGAATCGAGTCGTTTAAAAAAAGAGATTAAGACAAAAGTACATTCTCAGATTGAAAAAGTCAATAAAGAGTATTTCCTCAAAGAACAACTTAAACAGATTCAAAAAGAGCTAGGAACCGATAATCAACGTGAAGAAGAGATAGAAGAGTACCGTAAAAAACTAGAAGCAAAAAAAGAGCATATGGAAGAGGATGCCTATAAAGAGATTAAGAAGCAGATTGAGAAGCTCTCTCGTATGCATCCAGACTCTGCGGATGCCAATCTCATTCAGAGCTATCTTGACTGGGTGATTGAGCTTCCCTTTGGCAAACTCTCTAAAAAAAGTTTAGATGTTTTAGAGGTGAAATCACAGCTTGATAAAGACCATTATTCGCTTGAAAAACCTAAAGAACGTATTGAAGAGTATTTTGCGGTGCGTGAGCTTTTAGATAAGCGAGGCATTGGAGAAAAAGCTGCCAATGGGGCAATTTTATGTTTTGCAGGCCCTCCAGGTGTGGGTAAAACTTCTTTGGCAAATTCTATTGCAAAAGCATTAAAACGCAAATTGGTGCGTATTGCACTGGGTGGATTAGAAGATGTGAATGAACTTAGAGGGCATAGACGCACTTACATTGGCGCAATGCCAGGGCGCATTGTTCAGGGAATTATTGAAGCAGGAGAGATGAATCCTGTCGTGGTGCTCGATGAAATCGATAAAGTCGCTCGTAGTTTTAGAGGTGACCCAACGGCGGTGCTTTTAGAAGTGTTAGATCCTGAGCAAAACAATAAATTTAGAGATTATTATTTGAACTTTAACATCGATTTGAGTAAGGTTATTTTTATTGCTACGGCAAATGAAGTTGGCTCAATACCTGCTCCCCTTCGAGATAGAATGGAGTTTATTTTTGTAAATTCATACACACCACAAGAGAAGTATGAAATAGCAAAAAAATATTTAATTCCTCAAGAGTTGAAAAAGCATGGTTTGAAAAACAGTGAAGTTGCGATTTCAAAACCGACATTGCAGTTGATTATTTCTAACTATACACGAGAATCAGGTGTAAGAAATTTACGTCGTAGGATTGCTGATATTTTACGAAAAGTAGCCAAACAGTTATTAATCAATCCTACTCTTGAGAAAGTAAACATTAGCAATGCTAATTTAAAAGAGTATTTGCCAAAGACTGTTTTTGAGATTGATGAAGTTGATAAAGAGAACAGCGTGGGTATTGTTAATGGTCTTGCGTGGACGAGTGTTGGAGGCGATGTTTTAAAGGTAGAAGCGATTCGTATTCAAGGTAAGGGTGGTATTCAGATTACAGGCTCACTGGGTGATGTGATGAAAGAGTCTGCCAAAATTGCTTTGAGTGTGGTTAAGGTACTTATTGATAATAAAAAGATTGATGTGCCACTTTCTATTGTTCCAACATCAGGTTTGGATAAAGAGGAGTGTTCTAAACCAATAGAAGCAAGTGATGTGTACAGACGCTATGATTTACATATTCACGTTCCAGAAGGCGCTACGCCTAAAGATGGACCTAGTGCTGGTATTACCATGGCAACGGCGATTGCATCGATTCTTTGCGATAAAAAAGTCAAAAGTGATGTGGCAATGACAGGAGAGCTGACGTTAAGTGGTAAAGTATTGCCTATTGGTGGATTAAAAGAGAAACTCATTGCAGCGTATAAAGCGAAAATCAAAACTGCCTTGATTCCAAAGAAAAATTATGAAAAAGATTTGGATGAGATTCCTGAAGAAGTTAAAGAGAAAATGGCGATTATCCCCGTTTCACGAATTGAAGAAGTTTTAGAATTTGCGTTGGTGAAGTAA
- a CDS encoding single-stranded DNA-binding protein, with protein sequence MFNRVIMLGNLTRDCELRYLPNGGAVCTTGLATNRKFKKTDGSQGEEVCFVDITFFGRTAEIANQYLSRGKKVLVEGRLKLDQWTDQSGAKRSKHSITVETLQMIDSRGGQESGGSDMGNTYGDMPSPVGYTPNQQKPTSYPKQSTPEYSGHDIPDIDINDDEIPF encoded by the coding sequence ATGTTCAACAGAGTCATTATGCTTGGGAACCTTACACGTGATTGTGAACTTCGCTATTTACCCAATGGTGGCGCTGTTTGTACCACAGGTCTTGCAACCAATCGAAAGTTTAAAAAAACAGATGGAAGTCAAGGCGAAGAGGTATGTTTTGTTGATATTACATTTTTTGGACGAACCGCAGAAATTGCGAACCAATACTTAAGCCGTGGCAAAAAAGTATTGGTTGAGGGTCGTTTAAAGCTGGATCAATGGACAGACCAAAGCGGTGCAAAGCGAAGCAAACACTCAATCACTGTAGAAACTCTTCAGATGATTGATTCACGTGGCGGACAAGAAAGTGGTGGTTCTGATATGGGAAATACATACGGTGATATGCCTTCACCCGTAGGCTATACCCCCAATCAACAAAAACCAACATCATATCCAAAGCAATCGACTCCTGAGTACAGTGGTCATGACATTCCAGACATCGATATTAACGATGATGAAATACCGTTTTAG
- the rpsF gene encoding 30S ribosomal protein S6: MRHYELLVVVKPTLTVEELQAKLSYLKEILEKNGAVIAATLEMGTRKLAYQIDKFERGTYVVFYFTAPTAAIAEVERLIRITEEFIRFMTVKFENQKELGFWNKQVEKITKKVDVPAAVESKEIVEDTVTEA, translated from the coding sequence ATGCGACATTATGAGTTGCTTGTTGTAGTAAAGCCTACATTAACCGTAGAAGAGCTACAAGCAAAACTAAGTTATCTAAAAGAAATTTTAGAGAAAAATGGTGCAGTGATTGCTGCAACACTTGAAATGGGTACACGTAAACTTGCGTATCAAATTGATAAATTTGAGCGTGGTACATACGTTGTGTTCTACTTTACTGCCCCTACAGCTGCTATCGCAGAGGTTGAGCGTTTAATTCGAATTACTGAAGAGTTTATCCGCTTTATGACTGTAAAATTTGAAAATCAAAAAGAACTTGGATTCTGGAATAAGCAAGTTGAAAAAATCACTAAAAAAGTTGATGTACCTGCTGCTGTTGAATCTAAAGAGATCGTAGAAGATACTGTAACTGAAGCCTAA
- a CDS encoding RNB domain-containing ribonuclease: protein MKTFLLTLHEGIAKEEVPSSFLPHLQTLLQLKAVVLKNNHYFFEEGYCAGKLDVSFSGTGYLSPLLLTPSKDIVIEASGLHGGMRGDLVVAKRIPNKKSRRAKAIVVYIAQRAFAKSIVYTKMSKGKVVGCNIKNETLFDITASQKSLKQLPLGSVLKIDNVSNVIEEVLGILDDPSVDEKISLALFDKKEFFSSAAETEAKSHGDYVEKSYYPHRVDLTHLPFCTIDPVDAKDFDDAIYFDVENHILYVAIADVSEYVYPLGNIDKEAIERGFSIYFPHKSIPMLPRSLSENICSLKPNVDRLAYTFKITLDPFTCKPLKEELFESIIHSSKRYTYETIDLFLQGKTNEADATDQSILTYLLPLHTLTQKLRDIRLENAFSFRSSEVRMRLDETQNLLTTTIEEETPSHGLIEDCMLLANKAAAKKLGFGIFRTHESPSFERMEALLNDLALIGIHVKLRADIPKMIQEIQRKADDLDLREEVDKLIIKSQKKAIYEPENKGHFGLGFDMYTHFTSPIRRYSDLTLHRLLKAKMAGDEKKLSFLLKEIDPLCEKISALERESDKVAWDYMDRKFARYMALHVGDNFKAIVVETEQNPVAKLDDELKGARIFLLDNEVHLLQRIEIKIVESNIATARIYGRVVRSLDV from the coding sequence GTGAAAACCTTTCTTTTAACCCTTCATGAGGGAATAGCCAAAGAAGAGGTTCCCTCCTCTTTCCTTCCGCATCTTCAAACCCTTCTTCAACTCAAAGCTGTTGTTCTCAAAAACAACCACTACTTCTTTGAAGAGGGATATTGTGCAGGGAAGTTGGATGTCTCTTTTAGCGGCACAGGTTATTTATCTCCTTTACTTCTAACCCCTTCTAAAGACATTGTCATCGAAGCCTCAGGATTGCATGGAGGGATGAGAGGAGACCTCGTCGTTGCCAAACGCATTCCCAATAAAAAAAGCCGCCGTGCCAAAGCGATTGTTGTCTACATTGCCCAAAGAGCTTTTGCCAAAAGTATCGTTTATACGAAAATGAGCAAGGGAAAAGTGGTTGGATGTAATATTAAAAATGAAACACTTTTTGACATTACTGCAAGTCAAAAATCACTCAAACAACTCCCCTTAGGAAGTGTCCTAAAAATAGACAATGTCAGCAATGTCATTGAAGAAGTGCTGGGCATCTTAGATGACCCCAGTGTGGATGAAAAAATTTCTCTCGCCCTTTTTGACAAAAAAGAATTTTTTAGCTCTGCAGCAGAAACGGAAGCAAAAAGTCATGGGGATTATGTTGAAAAAAGTTACTATCCTCATCGTGTAGATTTAACGCACCTCCCTTTTTGTACCATTGACCCAGTAGACGCAAAAGATTTTGATGATGCTATCTATTTTGATGTAGAAAATCACATCCTTTATGTTGCCATTGCGGATGTAAGTGAATACGTTTATCCGCTAGGAAATATTGATAAAGAAGCCATTGAACGAGGTTTTTCCATCTATTTTCCCCACAAATCCATTCCCATGCTCCCTCGCTCCCTTAGTGAAAATATCTGTTCTTTAAAACCAAACGTTGACCGCCTTGCGTACACCTTTAAAATCACACTTGACCCTTTTACATGTAAACCTTTAAAAGAAGAACTTTTTGAAAGTATTATTCACTCTTCAAAACGCTATACCTACGAGACCATTGACCTTTTTTTACAGGGCAAAACCAATGAAGCAGATGCAACCGATCAGAGCATTTTAACCTATCTCTTGCCCTTGCATACATTAACACAAAAACTAAGAGATATCCGACTTGAAAATGCCTTTTCGTTTCGCTCTTCTGAGGTAAGAATGCGTCTCGATGAAACACAAAATCTTCTTACAACGACTATTGAAGAAGAGACCCCTTCGCATGGGCTCATTGAAGATTGTATGCTGCTTGCGAATAAAGCAGCCGCTAAAAAACTCGGTTTTGGAATTTTTAGAACCCATGAAAGTCCTTCATTTGAACGTATGGAAGCATTGTTAAACGATTTGGCACTCATTGGAATTCACGTCAAGTTACGTGCAGATATTCCCAAAATGATTCAAGAGATTCAACGAAAAGCAGATGATTTAGATCTTCGAGAAGAAGTGGATAAATTGATTATTAAAAGTCAAAAAAAAGCTATTTATGAACCTGAAAACAAAGGGCATTTTGGCTTAGGATTTGACATGTATACCCATTTTACGTCTCCTATTCGTCGTTACAGTGATCTCACCTTACATCGTCTCTTAAAAGCCAAAATGGCAGGAGATGAAAAAAAACTCTCTTTTTTACTCAAAGAGATTGATCCACTCTGTGAAAAGATCAGTGCTTTGGAACGAGAGAGTGACAAAGTCGCATGGGATTATATGGATCGTAAATTTGCACGCTATATGGCGTTACATGTAGGTGATAATTTTAAAGCGATTGTGGTTGAAACGGAGCAAAACCCCGTGGCAAAGCTTGATGATGAACTCAAGGGAGCTCGTATTTTTTTATTGGATAATGAAGTGCACCTCCTTCAACGTATTGAAATTAAAATTGTCGAAAGCAATATCGCAACAGCAAGGATTTATGGACGTGTTGTGAGGAGTTTGGATGTATAA